A stretch of DNA from Longimicrobiaceae bacterium:
CGACCCGGCGGTCAAGCCCGTCCGCTCCGCCGCCGCGCGCCCCGTCACCGCCGCGGACTGGGAGGCCGAGGCCCGCCGCGCCGCGGCCGAGGGGCGGCTGCGCGACGCGGCCGTGGCGCACTACCAGGCGCTGCTGCTGCGGCTGGACGCGCGCGGGGTGCTGCGCTACGACTCGTCCAAGACGCCGGGCGAGTACCGCCGCGAGGTGCGTCGCGACCCCGCCGCCGGGCGCGCGTTCGGCGGCTTCCTGCGTCTCTTCGAGCCCGTTGCCTTCGGCGGGCGGGCGCTGGACGCAACCGGCTACGAGCGGCTGCGCGCCGCCGCCGCGGAGGCCGAAGGCCGTGGGTAGCCGCGACCGCGTGCTGATGGGGGTGCTGGTCGCCCTCATCGCCGCCCTGGTGATCCTCACCTCGGCCAGCCGCGGCCCGTCCGGCTCGGACCCTCGCCGCTCCACCTTCCTGGGCACCCCCGAGGGCACCCGCGCGCTCATGCTCACGCTGCGCGAGCTGAAGGTGCCGGTGGCGCGACGCACCGAGGCCTTCACCGAGGGCGACTCCCTCACCGGC
This window harbors:
- a CDS encoding DUF4129 domain-containing protein; this encodes MQAGPLPGRAEVARALARVYARPEFAPQRTYGWAQRITDAWEAVKDFFARIADRLGVMQTAAPVLFWVIFGWMAITALAILAHLVYTVSQTWRARERDPAVKPVRSAAARPVTAADWEAEARRAAAEGRLRDAAVAHYQALLLRLDARGVLRYDSSKTPGEYRREVRRDPAAGRAFGGFLRLFEPVAFGGRALDATGYERLRAAAAEAEGRG